A single region of the Thermoanaerobacterium aotearoense genome encodes:
- a CDS encoding PDZ domain-containing protein: MIYINLIWLIIKSIALMILNPFMWLVVAFIYFQYKRNVEIERQMVGKEQTSLKDQVLDSVIYGFLIGILGSIVIVFLGITIDNIGIEYVFPLAILLMLINPRYICFSYAGGIVSLISLMIGYPNVNVSGLMAIVGILHLMESILIYLDGSANSIPVFVRLKNGNVAGGYTMQKFWPIPFIALSTTTAILGGASSINMPDWWPLLGPSSNLKNIVFIMMPVVAALGYGDIALTEMPKKRAHRSSIRLLGFSLILIGLSLLSIKIYIFKWIAAIFGPLAHELIIIIGQREEKTKKPLFEYQDTGLMVLSVVKNSPAEQIGIKPGDVVLKINDIQINSEDDIKRLLSTNPTILFITVRETDGSFVRYEYRNCKGINWLGLLIVPQYPDNLYSISEMENGGLIKSLLRKFTKKH; encoded by the coding sequence ATGATATACATTAATTTAATATGGCTTATAATTAAATCTATTGCGTTGATGATCTTAAACCCTTTCATGTGGCTTGTCGTCGCTTTTATCTACTTTCAGTACAAGAGGAATGTAGAGATTGAAAGGCAGATGGTGGGAAAAGAGCAAACATCCCTTAAAGATCAGGTTTTGGATTCTGTCATATATGGCTTTTTGATAGGCATTTTGGGTAGCATAGTGATAGTTTTTTTAGGAATAACAATAGATAATATTGGCATAGAGTACGTATTTCCGCTTGCAATACTGCTTATGCTGATAAATCCGAGGTATATATGCTTTTCTTACGCTGGTGGGATTGTATCACTTATTAGCTTGATGATTGGATATCCAAACGTAAATGTATCGGGGCTTATGGCTATAGTGGGCATTCTCCATCTCATGGAAAGCATACTCATTTACCTGGATGGTTCAGCAAACAGCATACCTGTGTTTGTAAGGCTAAAAAACGGCAATGTTGCCGGTGGATATACGATGCAGAAATTTTGGCCTATACCTTTTATTGCCTTGTCAACGACGACAGCCATATTAGGTGGTGCATCATCCATAAACATGCCTGATTGGTGGCCTCTATTAGGGCCTTCTTCGAATCTGAAAAATATTGTATTTATAATGATGCCTGTAGTTGCTGCACTCGGATATGGAGATATAGCTCTTACAGAGATGCCTAAGAAAAGAGCCCATAGATCGTCCATAAGGCTTCTGGGCTTTAGCTTAATATTGATAGGCTTATCTCTTTTAAGCATTAAAATATATATTTTCAAATGGATTGCGGCTATCTTTGGACCATTGGCGCACGAGTTAATCATTATAATTGGGCAGAGGGAAGAAAAGACGAAAAAACCGCTTTTTGAATACCAAGATACTGGTTTGATGGTGCTGTCTGTAGTAAAAAATTCTCCTGCTGAACAAATTGGGATAAAGCCAGGCGATGTAGTTTTAAAGATAAATGATATTCAGATTAACAGTGAAGATGACATTAAAAGACTGCTTTCAACAAATCCAACCATATTGTTTATTACAGTAAGAGAGACTGATGGCAGTTTTGTCAGATATGAATACAGAAATTGCAAGGGGATAAATTGGCTTGGACTTCTTATCGTACCGCAGTATCCGGATAATTTATACAGCATAAGTGAGATGGAAAATGGAGGTTTGATAAAAAGCTTGTTGCGAAAGTTTACGAAAAAGCATTAG
- the uvrA gene encoding excinuclease ABC subunit UvrA, whose translation MAIDKIVIKGAKVHNLKNIDVEIPRDKFVVITGLSGSGKSSLAFDTIYAEGQRRYVESLSAYARQFLGQMDKPDVEYIEGLSPAISIDQKTTNRNPRSTVGTVTEIYDYLRLLYARIGIPHCPKCGREISMQTVDQMVDRIMKLDEGTRIQVLSPIIRGRKGEYQKLMEDIKKSGYVRVRIDGIMYDLSEDIKLEKNKKHTIEVVVDRIIVKPHIESRLTDSIESALKLSDGIVTIDVIGQESFTMSEKYSCPDCNISIEELSPRMFSFNSPYGACPTCAGLGEFMRIDPELLIRDRSKSLKDGVFSGFIVSQESYTYQNILNLVESYGYSENTPLEEYSDDLINVLLYGKDKNGKKHGFEGIVNNLERRYNSTNSSFMREEIEKYMRPIVCPDCHGARLKPEVLAVTVGGIPINKMTDFSVTELLQFMDELKLTEREEFIAHQIIKEIKARLNFLKDVGLDYLTLSRNAGTLSGGESQRIRLASQIGSGLVGVTYILDEPSIGLHQRDNERLLNSLKKLKDQGNTLIVVEHDEDTMFAADYIVDVGPGPGEHGGKIVAAGTVEDIMACEESLTGQYLSGKKKIDVPKTRRKPNGNYLTIRGAAENNLKNIDVTFPLGILICITGVSGSGKSTLINEILYKALAQKLYKAKDLPGKYDALEGIENIDKVINIDQSPIGRTPRSNPATYTGVFDPIRELFSNTPDAKIRGYKPGRFSFNVKGGRCEACSGDGIIKIEMNFLPDVYVPCEVCKGNRYNRETLDIKYKGKNISDVLNMTVEEALEFFANIPRIKSKLETLNDVGLGYIKLGQPSTQLSGGEAQRVKLATELSRRSTGKTVYILDEPTTGLHFADVDRLLDVLNRLVDGGNTVIVIEHNLDVIKSADYIIDMGPEGGDRGGTIVATGTPEEVAENSLSYTGQFLKKILAR comes from the coding sequence TTGGCAATAGATAAAATCGTAATTAAAGGTGCAAAAGTCCACAATTTAAAAAATATAGATGTTGAAATACCGCGTGACAAGTTTGTCGTCATAACAGGGCTTTCTGGTTCAGGGAAATCGTCGCTGGCATTTGACACGATATATGCGGAAGGACAGCGTAGATATGTAGAGTCTTTGTCAGCCTACGCGAGACAATTTTTAGGCCAGATGGACAAACCAGATGTGGAGTACATCGAAGGTTTATCGCCTGCAATATCAATAGATCAGAAGACTACCAACAGAAATCCTCGCTCTACAGTAGGGACGGTTACAGAAATATACGATTATTTGAGGCTATTGTACGCAAGGATAGGTATACCACATTGCCCTAAATGCGGCAGAGAGATCTCCATGCAGACAGTTGATCAGATGGTAGACAGAATAATGAAGTTGGATGAAGGCACCAGGATACAAGTCCTTTCGCCTATCATAAGAGGACGTAAAGGCGAGTACCAGAAGCTCATGGAAGATATTAAAAAAAGTGGATACGTCAGAGTGAGAATAGATGGAATAATGTACGATTTAAGCGAAGACATAAAATTAGAAAAAAACAAAAAACACACCATAGAGGTTGTTGTAGATAGAATAATTGTAAAGCCACATATCGAGTCAAGGCTTACAGATTCAATAGAATCTGCACTAAAGCTGTCAGATGGAATCGTCACAATTGACGTCATAGGTCAAGAAAGCTTTACAATGTCTGAGAAGTATTCATGCCCTGACTGCAACATAAGCATTGAAGAACTTTCTCCAAGGATGTTTTCTTTTAATAGTCCTTACGGTGCTTGCCCTACGTGTGCCGGTTTAGGAGAATTTATGAGAATCGATCCAGAGTTACTTATAAGGGATAGAAGCAAGTCGTTAAAAGATGGAGTATTTTCTGGATTTATCGTATCACAGGAAAGTTACACGTATCAAAATATTTTAAACCTTGTAGAAAGCTATGGATATAGTGAGAATACTCCATTAGAAGAGTACAGCGACGATTTGATAAATGTGCTGCTGTATGGGAAAGATAAAAACGGCAAGAAGCATGGATTCGAGGGAATAGTAAATAATTTGGAGAGACGGTATAATTCCACTAATTCAAGCTTTATGCGGGAAGAAATAGAAAAGTACATGAGGCCAATCGTATGTCCTGACTGCCACGGTGCTCGCCTAAAACCCGAAGTGTTGGCTGTCACTGTAGGCGGCATACCTATAAACAAGATGACAGATTTTTCTGTGACAGAACTTCTCCAATTTATGGATGAGCTTAAATTGACAGAAAGGGAGGAGTTTATTGCACATCAAATAATTAAAGAGATTAAAGCAAGGCTTAATTTCTTAAAAGACGTAGGGCTTGATTACCTTACTCTTTCAAGAAATGCAGGCACATTATCAGGCGGAGAGTCTCAGAGGATAAGGCTTGCCAGCCAGATAGGCTCAGGGTTAGTAGGTGTCACTTATATACTTGATGAACCCAGCATAGGGCTTCATCAAAGGGATAATGAACGGCTTTTAAATTCCCTTAAAAAGTTGAAAGACCAAGGGAATACGTTGATTGTGGTTGAGCACGACGAGGATACCATGTTTGCTGCAGATTACATCGTCGATGTAGGTCCAGGTCCCGGAGAGCACGGCGGTAAAATTGTTGCTGCGGGAACAGTGGAAGACATCATGGCATGTGAAGAATCTCTTACTGGTCAATACTTGAGTGGGAAGAAAAAAATCGATGTTCCTAAGACGAGGAGAAAGCCCAATGGCAACTACTTGACAATTCGCGGTGCGGCTGAAAACAACTTGAAAAATATAGACGTCACGTTTCCGCTTGGTATACTTATATGTATAACGGGTGTGTCTGGATCAGGCAAAAGTACCCTTATAAACGAAATTCTCTATAAAGCGTTGGCGCAAAAATTGTACAAAGCAAAAGACTTGCCTGGGAAATATGATGCATTAGAAGGAATCGAGAATATAGACAAAGTCATAAACATTGATCAGTCACCTATAGGAAGAACCCCCAGATCAAATCCAGCTACGTATACTGGTGTATTTGATCCTATTAGAGAGCTGTTTTCAAATACGCCAGATGCCAAGATCAGAGGTTATAAACCTGGTCGCTTTAGCTTCAACGTCAAAGGTGGAAGGTGCGAGGCTTGCAGTGGTGATGGCATAATAAAGATTGAGATGAATTTCCTCCCGGATGTATATGTGCCATGTGAAGTATGCAAAGGCAACAGGTATAATAGAGAAACTTTGGATATAAAATACAAAGGTAAGAATATATCTGATGTTTTAAATATGACAGTGGAAGAAGCATTGGAGTTTTTTGCCAATATACCCAGGATAAAAAGTAAGTTAGAGACATTGAATGATGTCGGATTAGGTTATATTAAGTTAGGGCAGCCTTCTACGCAGCTTTCTGGTGGGGAAGCCCAAAGGGTAAAACTGGCGACTGAATTATCAAGGCGTTCTACAGGCAAGACGGTGTATATACTTGATGAGCCTACTACAGGTCTTCACTTTGCAGATGTCGATAGGCTTTTGGACGTGCTAAACAGACTTGTAGATGGCGGCAATACCGTAATTGTGATAGAGCACAATCTTGACGTCATTAAATCTGCTGATTACATCATCGACATGGGACCTGAAGGCGGAGACAGAGGAGGAACTATTGTGGCTACTGGAACACCAGAGGAAGTGGCTGAAAACAGCCTGTCGTATACAGGGCAATTTTTGAAAAAAATTCTTGCCAGATAA
- the uvrB gene encoding excinuclease ABC subunit UvrB, translating to MSEFKLVSDYKPTGDQPEAIRKLTEGVNMGLKCQTLLGVTGSGKTYTMANIIKNVNKPTLVIAHNKTLAAQLCAEFKEFFPENAVEYFVSYYDYYQPEAYVPQTDTYIEKDASINEEIDKLRHSATAALFERRDVIIVASVSCIYGLGDPEDYEELMLSLRPGMIKDRDEILKKLVDIQYERNDINFVRGKFRVRGDVIEVFPASSSDKAIRIELFGDEIDRITEIDVLTGEIIGERSHVAIFPASHYATSKEKLKKAIESIEKELEERYKELKDQGKILEAERLKQRTNYDIEMLQEVGYCSGIENYSRHISGRAAGSPPYTLLDYFPDDFLMFIDESHVTIPQIRGMYNGDRARKESLVDFGFRLPSAFDNRPLKFEEFEERINQLICVSATPGPYELEHSERVVEQIIRPTGLVDPEVVVKPVKGQVDDLLSEIKMTVEKGYRVLVTTLTKKMAEDLTDYFRDMGVKVKYLHSDIETIERMEIIRDLRLGKFDVLIGINLLREGLDLPEVALVAILDADKEGFLRSETSLIQTIGRAARNADGRVIMYADTVTESMKNAINETNRRRAIQMEYNKKHGITPKTIVKGIRDVIEATKVAEDNGTYKVKKAEVIDKVSIEKMINELEKEMKKAARDLEFEKAAKLRDKIFELQKMMKNAI from the coding sequence ATGAGTGAGTTCAAACTTGTATCAGATTATAAGCCTACAGGTGATCAGCCGGAGGCAATAAGAAAATTGACAGAAGGCGTAAACATGGGCCTTAAGTGTCAGACGCTATTGGGGGTCACCGGTTCTGGCAAGACATACACTATGGCAAATATCATAAAGAATGTCAATAAACCTACACTTGTAATTGCACATAATAAGACGTTAGCGGCTCAACTTTGCGCAGAGTTTAAAGAATTCTTTCCAGAGAACGCTGTAGAATATTTTGTAAGTTACTATGACTACTATCAACCAGAGGCTTATGTTCCACAGACAGATACTTACATTGAAAAAGATGCGTCCATAAATGAAGAAATTGATAAACTGAGGCATTCAGCTACTGCAGCGCTTTTTGAGAGAAGAGATGTTATTATTGTTGCCAGCGTTTCATGTATATACGGATTGGGTGATCCGGAGGATTATGAGGAGCTTATGCTTTCTTTAAGGCCTGGCATGATAAAAGATAGAGATGAAATTTTGAAGAAACTTGTTGACATCCAATATGAACGAAATGACATCAATTTTGTGAGAGGCAAGTTTAGAGTAAGAGGTGATGTGATAGAGGTTTTCCCAGCATCATCATCTGACAAAGCAATAAGGATCGAGCTTTTTGGCGATGAGATCGATAGAATCACAGAAATAGATGTATTGACTGGAGAGATAATCGGCGAAAGAAGCCATGTGGCTATCTTTCCAGCATCACACTATGCTACATCGAAAGAAAAGTTGAAAAAAGCCATAGAAAGCATAGAAAAAGAGCTGGAAGAAAGGTATAAAGAGCTTAAAGATCAAGGGAAAATTTTAGAAGCTGAAAGGCTTAAACAGAGGACTAATTACGACATCGAGATGCTTCAAGAAGTTGGCTATTGTTCCGGTATAGAGAATTATTCGAGGCACATATCAGGCAGGGCTGCTGGAAGCCCACCTTATACGCTATTAGATTATTTCCCTGATGATTTTTTGATGTTCATCGATGAATCCCATGTTACAATACCGCAGATTAGAGGCATGTACAATGGTGATAGAGCAAGAAAAGAGTCTTTAGTAGATTTTGGATTTAGGCTTCCGTCTGCATTTGACAATAGGCCTCTGAAATTTGAGGAATTTGAAGAAAGGATAAATCAGCTTATATGTGTTTCTGCTACGCCAGGGCCATATGAATTAGAGCACTCTGAGAGGGTTGTTGAGCAAATAATAAGGCCAACAGGGCTTGTAGACCCAGAAGTAGTTGTTAAACCTGTTAAAGGGCAAGTAGATGATCTGCTAAGCGAGATAAAAATGACTGTTGAAAAAGGATACAGGGTATTAGTCACGACTTTGACGAAAAAGATGGCTGAAGACTTGACAGATTATTTTAGGGACATGGGCGTAAAAGTGAAATACCTCCATTCGGATATTGAGACGATAGAGAGAATGGAGATAATAAGGGATTTGAGGCTTGGCAAGTTTGACGTCTTAATCGGAATAAATCTATTGAGAGAAGGCTTGGATTTGCCTGAAGTGGCTTTGGTTGCCATTCTTGATGCAGATAAAGAAGGCTTTTTGCGATCTGAAACTTCACTTATACAGACTATAGGCCGTGCTGCGAGAAATGCCGATGGTAGAGTCATCATGTATGCGGACACTGTAACAGAATCTATGAAAAACGCCATAAATGAAACCAACAGAAGAAGAGCCATACAGATGGAATACAACAAAAAGCACGGCATTACGCCAAAGACGATTGTAAAAGGCATAAGAGATGTGATAGAGGCTACAAAGGTAGCTGAAGATAATGGCACTTATAAAGTGAAGAAGGCAGAAGTAATAGACAAGGTGTCTATTGAGAAAATGATAAATGAGCTTGAAAAAGAGATGAAAAAAGCTGCAAGAGACCTTGAATTTGAAAAAGCTGCAAAACTCAGAGATAAGATATTTGAACTTCAAAAGATGATGAAAAATGCTATATGA
- a CDS encoding FtsW/RodA/SpoVE family cell cycle protein, with protein sequence MEEYVKTGSKAMKDIFLIFVIAFMLLFIYHKPKGFDTIYFTLAFLPLIYIVYYLHVRLFPMGEIQLIILSSFLAEMGLIMIYRVAPDLILKQIAWIFIGFILYFASSYASLHYDFFYKVKYGDYVYLAISFILLFSTFIFGKEIGGSKNWLTFGSVSVQPSEVVKIIYIIYLARYLKDHKTTNDVIKIGAITILIVGVLVIEKDLGTALLFYLTTMFMIFVATSSVLYTGVGTAFLGIGGVISYFLFNHVRVRIQAWLNPWMDVPGKTYQIAQSLFAIGAGGFFGTGLGMGHPEYIPVVASDFIFSAISEEFGMLGAVAIILVYFVIMYRGIKVALDAKDEFGALIAIGLISIFSLQVFTIIGGVIKFIPLTGVTLPFVSYGGSSMVMSFITLGMLNGIAVREDEDVEQYEPQH encoded by the coding sequence ATGGAAGAGTATGTTAAGACTGGCTCTAAGGCTATGAAAGATATTTTTTTGATATTTGTAATTGCGTTTATGTTGCTTTTTATATATCATAAACCTAAAGGGTTTGACACGATTTACTTCACGTTAGCCTTTTTGCCGCTTATTTACATCGTTTATTATTTGCACGTGAGGCTTTTTCCGATGGGAGAAATCCAACTTATCATATTAAGCTCTTTTTTGGCAGAGATGGGCCTCATAATGATATACAGAGTAGCCCCTGATTTGATATTGAAGCAAATTGCCTGGATATTTATAGGCTTTATTTTGTACTTCGCCTCATCATACGCTTCTCTGCATTATGATTTTTTTTACAAAGTTAAGTACGGCGACTACGTGTATTTGGCAATATCCTTTATTTTGCTTTTTTCTACGTTTATATTTGGAAAGGAAATAGGTGGCTCTAAAAACTGGCTTACGTTTGGTTCTGTTTCAGTACAGCCCTCTGAAGTGGTAAAGATAATTTATATCATATACCTTGCAAGGTATTTAAAAGACCATAAGACTACAAATGACGTAATAAAAATAGGCGCAATAACAATTTTAATTGTAGGAGTTTTAGTGATTGAAAAAGACCTTGGCACTGCGCTATTATTTTACCTTACAACGATGTTTATGATATTTGTGGCAACTTCAAGCGTGCTTTACACAGGCGTGGGGACAGCTTTTTTAGGAATTGGAGGCGTCATTTCATATTTTCTTTTTAACCATGTTCGAGTAAGGATACAGGCATGGCTAAATCCGTGGATGGATGTTCCTGGAAAGACATACCAAATCGCCCAGTCTCTCTTTGCAATAGGTGCAGGTGGCTTTTTTGGTACGGGCCTTGGCATGGGGCATCCCGAATATATTCCGGTTGTGGCCAGCGATTTTATTTTTTCAGCCATCAGTGAAGAGTTTGGAATGTTGGGAGCTGTCGCTATAATCTTGGTCTACTTTGTGATAATGTATAGAGGCATAAAAGTCGCTCTCGATGCCAAAGATGAATTTGGTGCTTTGATCGCGATAGGACTTATCAGTATATTCAGTTTACAGGTTTTTACAATAATAGGCGGCGTCATAAAATTCATACCACTGACAGGCGTAACACTTCCTTTTGTAAGCTACGGCGGAAGTTCAATGGTAATGAGCTTTATAACATTGGGCATGTTAAACGGCATCGCAGTAAGAGAGGATGAGGATGTTGAACAGTATGAACCGCAACATTAA
- a CDS encoding FHA domain-containing protein, with protein sequence MYQLAANILKYVLLLLIYLFLYRVFKIIYLDIKGVRKEREITKAKLVSLSGMGSFNLFEVTTIGRADDCDIVVDNPYVSSKHAMIRKKGKKYIIQDLNSTNGTFVNGRRVKNIARLKNEDVIKLGNEEYRFLI encoded by the coding sequence ATGTATCAACTGGCAGCAAACATATTAAAATATGTATTATTACTGCTTATATATCTTTTTTTGTACAGAGTTTTTAAGATTATTTACCTTGACATTAAGGGTGTAAGAAAAGAAAGAGAGATTACAAAGGCAAAGTTGGTTTCTCTTTCAGGCATGGGCAGTTTTAACCTTTTTGAAGTGACGACAATAGGCAGAGCCGATGATTGTGATATAGTCGTTGATAATCCTTATGTATCCAGCAAACATGCCATGATCAGAAAAAAAGGCAAAAAATACATCATACAAGATCTAAATAGCACAAACGGGACATTTGTAAATGGTAGGCGCGTAAAAAACATCGCCAGATTGAAAAATGAAGATGTAATAAAATTGGGGAATGAAGAGTACAGATTTTTGATTTAA
- a CDS encoding peptidoglycan D,D-transpeptidase FtsI family protein → MLNSMNRNIKILFAVFSILFFSLIAYLSYFQLYEKNKLITSSYSVYNKRLIEQEKKILRGSIYDRNGNVLAKSTIVNGEQIRQYLDGVPFADIIGYSRRIYQQGSTGIENTYDRELLGMINTDPMTFLRETVLGKSQVGDDVVLTVDKRLQDLAYGLLGGRKGAVVALDPKTGAVLALASSPSYDPNTLGENWSSVMNSPDHVVLNRATQGLYPPGSIFKIITASAALTYKPDIYNQTFNDIGYVTVDGNKITNYDNIAYGTIGFQKAFYVSSNTSFVKIGLQLGRSNLEAMANKYGLNDSVPFDIPVEKNQFPSIPLINGKVQLAESSIGQGKILVTPLTMALMASAPANGGVIMKPYLMDYVKNPVTGEILEKTTPEKYLNPITKDVADKIKQLMIGVVQQGTGTAAQIPGITVAGKTGTAENPHGQAHAWFVGFAPADDPKIVVSVIIENGGAGGATAAPIAREIMKAYLGY, encoded by the coding sequence ATGTTGAACAGTATGAACCGCAACATTAAAATACTTTTTGCCGTCTTTTCAATTCTTTTTTTTAGCCTCATAGCGTACCTTTCGTACTTTCAATTGTATGAAAAGAATAAACTTATTACAAGCTCATACAGCGTCTATAACAAAAGGCTGATTGAACAGGAAAAAAAGATTTTAAGGGGAAGCATTTATGATAGAAATGGCAATGTCTTGGCAAAAAGCACTATCGTGAATGGTGAACAAATTAGGCAGTATCTCGATGGCGTGCCTTTTGCAGATATAATCGGCTACAGCAGGAGGATATATCAACAAGGTAGTACAGGCATAGAAAACACGTACGACAGAGAACTGTTGGGGATGATCAATACAGATCCTATGACTTTTTTAAGAGAGACTGTCTTAGGCAAAAGTCAGGTTGGGGATGATGTGGTACTGACTGTAGATAAAAGACTGCAGGATTTGGCGTATGGCCTTTTAGGTGGAAGAAAAGGTGCTGTGGTGGCTTTAGATCCAAAGACAGGCGCGGTGCTGGCGTTAGCATCGTCCCCATCCTACGACCCAAATACTTTAGGCGAAAACTGGAGCAGCGTGATGAACAGCCCTGACCACGTCGTTTTAAACAGAGCCACGCAGGGATTGTACCCTCCAGGTTCAATATTTAAAATTATAACGGCCTCTGCTGCTTTGACGTACAAACCTGACATTTACAATCAAACATTTAATGATATAGGGTATGTAACAGTTGATGGGAATAAGATCACAAACTATGACAACATAGCCTATGGGACTATAGGGTTTCAAAAGGCATTTTACGTTTCTTCCAATACCTCTTTTGTAAAGATAGGACTTCAACTGGGGCGTTCGAATTTAGAAGCGATGGCCAACAAGTATGGACTGAATGACAGCGTTCCATTTGACATACCTGTTGAAAAAAATCAGTTTCCATCAATTCCGCTGATAAACGGCAAGGTTCAATTAGCAGAAAGTTCCATTGGTCAAGGCAAGATTTTAGTTACGCCATTGACGATGGCTTTGATGGCTTCGGCGCCTGCGAATGGCGGGGTTATCATGAAACCATATCTTATGGATTACGTCAAAAATCCAGTCACTGGTGAGATATTAGAAAAGACGACACCCGAAAAATATCTAAATCCGATAACAAAAGATGTAGCTGATAAGATAAAACAGCTTATGATAGGTGTTGTGCAGCAAGGTACAGGTACGGCGGCGCAGATACCAGGCATTACTGTCGCAGGCAAAACAGGTACTGCAGAAAATCCACATGGGCAAGCACATGCTTGGTTTGTAGGATTTGCACCTGCTGACGATCCAAAGATCGTCGTCTCAGTAATCATAGAAAATGGCGGCGCTGGTGGAGCTACTGCTGCGCCTATTGCCAGAGAAATCATGAAGGCGTATTTAGGCTATTGA
- a CDS encoding 2-phosphosulfolactate phosphatase family protein has product MFVETYETYNAVSDKTLKGKLVVVIDTLRATSVITTALVNGSKEVIPVADIEEAVNLSCNFDKDEILLGGERNAVKIDGFDLSNSPLEYSKDVVEGKTIILTTTNGTRALKKASSSDDVVVGCLLNVSSIAEYIQREDKDVVIICAGTEGKFSIDDIITAGAILHKLKELKPYESDDLSKASYFLYESFKDNVLDIMKYGYHLNRIEKLGYHDDVKFCTTIDMFSIVPKYINGVVKIC; this is encoded by the coding sequence ATGTTTGTAGAAACTTATGAAACATACAATGCGGTTTCTGATAAAACATTGAAAGGTAAATTGGTGGTTGTGATAGATACGCTTAGGGCTACCAGTGTCATAACGACAGCCCTTGTCAATGGTTCAAAAGAGGTTATACCAGTAGCCGATATTGAAGAGGCTGTAAACCTGTCTTGCAATTTTGACAAAGACGAAATATTATTAGGTGGGGAGAGAAATGCCGTCAAAATCGATGGGTTTGATCTTTCCAACTCGCCTTTGGAATATTCAAAAGATGTTGTAGAAGGAAAAACTATCATATTGACGACTACTAATGGTACGAGGGCTTTAAAAAAAGCTTCTTCATCAGATGATGTCGTTGTTGGGTGCCTTTTAAATGTTTCATCTATTGCAGAATACATCCAAAGAGAAGATAAAGATGTAGTAATCATCTGCGCTGGCACCGAGGGAAAATTCTCTATCGATGATATTATAACTGCTGGCGCTATTTTGCATAAGCTTAAAGAACTAAAGCCGTATGAAAGTGATGATTTGTCAAAGGCGTCATATTTTCTATATGAATCTTTTAAAGACAATGTTTTAGACATAATGAAATACGGTTATCATTTAAACAGGATAGAAAAATTAGGTTATCACGATGATGTGAAGTTTTGCACAACAATAGATATGTTTTCAATTGTTCCCAAATACATAAATGGTGTAGTAAAGATATGTTGA